The Phoenix dactylifera cultivar Barhee BC4 chromosome 15, palm_55x_up_171113_PBpolish2nd_filt_p, whole genome shotgun sequence genome contains a region encoding:
- the LOC103705772 gene encoding protein ELF4-LIKE 4-like, translating into MEGGTFSGVGNGAQVDNKILQTFQKSFVQVQSILDQNRLLINEINQNHESKVPDNLSRNVGLIRELNSNIRRVVDLYADLSSSFSKSVESSEGDSAGTLWSDGKAGQKRTRPG; encoded by the coding sequence aTGGAAGGGGGCACCTTCTCGGGCGTCGGCAATGGAGCTCAAGTGGACAACAAAATTCTCCAGACCTTCCAGAAGAGCTTCGTCCAGGTCCAGAGCATCCTGGATCAGAACAGGCTGTTGATCAACGAGATCAACCAGAACCATGAGTCGAAGGTCCCCGACAACCTCAGCCGGAACGTTGGCCTGATCCGAGAGCTCAACAGCAACATCAGGAGGGTCGTCGACCTCTACGCCGACCTCTCGAGCTCGTTTTCCAAGTCCGTGGAGTCGTCGGAGGGAGACTCGGCCGGCACGCTTTGGTCCGACGGGAAGGCTGGGCAGAAGAGAACTAGGCCCGGGTAG